CGTTCAATTACAAAAATATTTATTGGAGCAATCTGACCTCACCCAGGAACGAAAAGCGATGGAGTATCAAAAATTACAAGCAATGATGGATTATTGCTACACCCAACAATGCTTAACCTCTTCTATCCTCAACTACTTTGGTGAAACATTAGTTGCTCCTTGTGGTACATGTAGCAACTGTACTGATACCACGGAAAAAAGCGACATTACACTGGAAGCACAAAAAATATTTTCTTGTATCAAACGAATGCGTGAACGATTTGGTATCTCCATGATTGCCAAGGTGCTCGTCGGTTCCAAGAGCAAACGCATCTATCAGCTACAGTTAGAGCAACTTCCTACCTACGGAGTGATGAAAGATCAAGGGGCGAAAGAAGTTGAAGACTTGATAAAATTCCTCATAGCCGAACGGTACCTGGGTTTGACTGATGATCAATACCCAGTCGTGTTTTTACGAGAACAAGCGGTGCAAACATTACTAGGAAATGAGAAAGTATACCACAAAACCACTCGTGTTATGAGTAAAATCGTAAGCGATAATGCCTTATTCCAAGAGTTGCGGCAGGTTCGTAAGCAGTTGGCTCAAGACGAAGGAGTTCCCCCCTATGTTATTTTTAACGATGCCAGCTTACGCGAGATGAGCATCCGCCTCCCACAAACAGAAGAAGAGATGCTGCTTATCAAAGGGGTTGGGACTGAAAAATGGAAGCGCTACGGGTTACTCTTTATTGAAGCGATCCAAACCTTTTTGCAACACCATCCTGACTTCATCACAACCCTAGACCCCATCCCTGTGGAAACCCAGCTCTTAACACCACAGACGAAGGAAAACGACAACAAAGAAGCGAGCCATCTGCTCACCTTAGCACAATTCCAACAAGGGGCGAGCATTACAGCTATTGCTAATGAACGACAACTGAAAGAACGTACCGTTGAAGCCCATTTATTACGCTCCGCACAAGAAGGGTTTGAAATCAACTGGGATCGACTTATTCCTGAACAACATGAAGCGCTGATATTAGCTGCCTATAACCAGCTACAAGAAGTAAAATTAAAGCCAATAAAAGAGAATCTTCCTTCTACCATCGAATACGGTACGATCAAAGCCGTTCTTATTAAAAATGGTATCTGGAAATAGTTTAACCTCCATACCTCCCTTCTCATGATATGCACAAGAAAACAAGTACTTATTTATCCCTCAAATGAGAAAGAATTTTGGTTCGTCGTGCGAGAATAATCAATTGTAAAGAAGAGCCCCTCTTATGCAAGCAGGGCTCTTCTTTACATTTGATTCGCATTCCTTCATCTCCAATTTCTACTAGTCATTTAGTTTCTTTTATTGTAAAATAATAGAGTAATATTTGAGATATTATGTAGCGGAGGCTGATTCATGATACCTAGATTTTCTACTCTTATTCGACACAACTGGCCATCCATATGGGGGCTGCACCTTCTCTCATTCATCGTAACTTCTGGGCTTAGTATTGGTGCCGCACTGCTGGCATATCTAATATTTATCCCCTTTGTTATCGTAATCGGCCTTGTAGGAGTCTCCTCAGGCGTAAGTTCTGATTTTGGTGAAGCGTTGAATCAGTTTCCCACGGAATATGGGGTTGCTTTTTCTACTATCATGATCACCTTGATCATTCTTCTACAAGCGCTAGCGCAAGCCATCCCTTACAGTTACTATTATTCCGGATTATTCGGTGTATTTAAAGAGATGATAGCAAGACAAGCTCCCAATACCAACACTCTTATGACCTCGGGATTTAGTAGATTTGTCAAATCATCGCTTCTTTACTTCACTATTTTTCTTATTTTATCCATCCCATTTTTGTGTTTAGTAATAATCATCCAGTTAGATCAAGCTGAAGTACTTTCGTTTTCATGGATCCTCTTCCTCGTTATGATAACCATATTACTCTTTATATTTACTGCCTTATCTTTAATGCACGCCCCCATCATTTTTACCCTCGAGCAACGATCTATTGCGGATTCTATTCTCAGCTCTGTTCGAGTCACTTTCACCTCACTGGGTAAGGTAATATTATCTGCCCTAACCTATATAGGAATAAATTTTATTATCGTTCTTTTTCTCGGTCTAGGCATCCTATTCATACCCCTGATGATCGTTGCTAAAGGAATCGCACCCGTACAAGTTCTCATCGGCATATTGCTGTTTTTTTATGGCCTATTTTTCGTTTTTTTTCTCATTCCATTTATCCATGCCGTATCCTTAAAGTCGATCGTTTATCGTTATTACAAACATATTCGTCCTCCATGCTACCCTCACGATCCTTCAAATATTTCATCATCTGCTATAGTAGAGTCCAAATTAGCCAACTCGATTCCCTCTGACGATAAAAATGAGGGTAATATTATCATAAAGTGGCATTAAAAGGTCGTCATTTAAGCC
This sequence is a window from Mechercharimyces sp. CAU 1602. Protein-coding genes within it:
- the recQ gene encoding DNA helicase RecQ, which codes for MSTSHEAQRLLHEIYGYTAFRPGQQQVIDSIVNGHDTMAIMPTGGGKSICYQIPALLLPGVTLVVSPLISLMKDQVDALGRVGIPATYLNSTLSTEENNERVRKASQGKYQLIYVAPERLDSSIFRSLLHSLTVSFIAVDEAHCVSQWGHDFRPSYRMIAPLITQLSPRPIVAAFTATATAEVISDMKEALELRDPNTYFTSFARENLSLSVLRGVNKRNYIKRYLQTNPDDAGIIYTATRREADQLTQYLQQAGVQAGTYHAGLRDDQRKEAQERFLFDDTRIIVATNAFGMGIDKSNVRFVIHHNMPKNMESYYQEAGRAGRDGEPSECILLFESKDVQLQKYLLEQSDLTQERKAMEYQKLQAMMDYCYTQQCLTSSILNYFGETLVAPCGTCSNCTDTTEKSDITLEAQKIFSCIKRMRERFGISMIAKVLVGSKSKRIYQLQLEQLPTYGVMKDQGAKEVEDLIKFLIAERYLGLTDDQYPVVFLREQAVQTLLGNEKVYHKTTRVMSKIVSDNALFQELRQVRKQLAQDEGVPPYVIFNDASLREMSIRLPQTEEEMLLIKGVGTEKWKRYGLLFIEAIQTFLQHHPDFITTLDPIPVETQLLTPQTKENDNKEASHLLTLAQFQQGASITAIANERQLKERTVEAHLLRSAQEGFEINWDRLIPEQHEALILAAYNQLQEVKLKPIKENLPSTIEYGTIKAVLIKNGIWK